From Triticum aestivum cultivar Chinese Spring chromosome 7B, IWGSC CS RefSeq v2.1, whole genome shotgun sequence:
GGCTTGAGTAACGCAACTCctagaacacacacacacaaaaaaatcaGTGTGGGCTTGAGTAACGACGAGCCCGATTATCACACCAATTCTGTCCGGCACCGACCGCTTTACACATCAGTTCGTCCTATCCAGTTACTCAAAAAAATATTCAGTTCGTCGCATCCAAAAAATGACGTCTCCTTATTTAGCCTTTAGGGGGGGGGATGAAAATGACACCTCAACGAACCATCATTAATATCGGAGAAACGAAGACCGTCccacaaagaaaaagagaaagagagaggaaagaaGGCCGCGAAAGAAAAGAAATCTAAAGGGGAAACGCCAGGCGGATTCCGGGGGCTGCGTTACATTTGGCGCGAATCCTGGGGCCTCCAGTGCAACCTGTCCGTCGCTATCGATGGATAGATAAGCATCACGTTGCCGCCACTCATCCAAACCTTGCACATTGCTATATTCACATCCGGGTCCTCAGCCTGTACCCATGATTTCTGCAATTCTAGTTTTTTTACTCGTCATGAATGAGCTTTACAAAAGTGGCCTTTCCATTTTAAACTGTGACGATGATTAACTTTTAGTGTATGTTGATCGTAAGATCCTCCTCCCATTGACCGGGCAACTCAACTTTACTTAAGTGTTAAGAGTAATAATCAAGACAAAAtattcatctcacaagaaggaccAAGCTCCGTTTCAAAAAAAGTTGGGCGTGTCATTGTGACTATCTAAGTTTATATaatttttttgaacacagtacagactcagTTACACATACACTCATCTATATGAGCGCACACATGCACACTCTATCAATGAGCACCCCCGAAAGACTGAGTTGGCATATCGCACATCATCCTGATATTGATAAAGTCCTCACACACGCATTCGTAGTTTACAAGAACGTATCCTTTCACTAACGCACATATTCGAAAGGACCGAAGTAAATCCAAAAAAATGCAATGATCAATGTAAATACCGCATTATATACTTGACAACAATGTCGTTCAGTTGTATTTTGTGTAGTTGATTTGATTCGACCACACACGAATATAATTGGCTACATTTTTTCGACATGAATGCAGTTGTGAAGGATCAAGGTGACGACTGTGAATAGATCTCTATGAATTTTATCTCTTTTGTTTAGCAATTTAAGCTTTGCGGCTAAATAATTTCTCCTAAATGCAACTACAACTCAGATAATATATACAACGATACAAATTAAAACAACATAAGTGAAAAATCTAGGATATAAATAAACAGGCATGAGAGACAAAGATGTATCCCAATGTTCTTCTTTCAAGAGACGCATCAACACAAGTTTTTCAATCTTCTTCTcgttgagcccccccccccccccccccccgcagcaaGTAGGAGCTCAGTTTGATGCTAATAGACCTAGACCTTGAGATGGTCTCCAAGCTTTCATAAATTTAAGGAAAATTAACCTTGTGTCCTCGCAAACAAGACCTGGACTTTCCAGACAGGACATCACCCCCTAGGCAGGGCGGTGGCTCGAGGCGCCGTTGGTTCGATTCGAATTACCAAACGGTTCGGCCAGACTCGACCCGTTTCCTTTCGTTGTTGCCATGATATTTCTTATGAACTTTGCTTCGGTACATACTCTTAGAAAGTTTCTAAGTTTACAGATTTCAATAGAAAGATTAGAAGGTACATCTTCAATCAAAAGGATAATATAGTTTTTATATCAAATCAATCTATTCAATACGTTTGatctgcaagctaaaatagtgaTAATCTTTTCAAGTAACttcaagattcgtgcaaactttTAGGGGCGTACTAAAGCAAAATTCATTTCTTATTTCTACGAGGGTTTATTTATCAGAGGCTCGCCTGTGATTATTTAAGTGCCAACAAGAAAGGCAGCTTTGCTTCCACTCCCTCACTGAAACCTCAGAACCCTAGCTCGACAGCGATTCAAGCCCGTTCCAAACCCAAGGCGCCGAAATTAACCGAGGTGAGTGTTCTTACGGACATAATCTCGAAATTTCCCCGCAAATTTTGGTTGAGTTCGGCTCAAATTTGCGGCTTTTCTCCCGGCGTCCCTGCAGGCCATGTCGCAGTACGACGGCGGACTCGCCGGAGTGTACCCCGAGGAGGAGGATGACCGCCTCGCCGACCTGGCGGGGGACTCCGACTACGAGGACGACGAGTACGTCCAATCTGTAAGTTCGCCCGCCTGCCAAGTTCTCGGGCCATGGGGTCTCGTCTCCAACTTGATCCTTTATGTTGCTGATTTCGCCTTCCTGCTCGATATCTGGATGCTACTGTGTTAATTGAGTAGGCTGCTAGCTTGAGCTCAACGATTAATCTTAAGCCAAGATTATTTTGCAGATATACACTTCTTGTCAAATGCCATATTACAGTTTAGATTAATTACTTACCTGCATTTGTGGTGTTTATAGATTCCAGGGCTGCAGTTCCAGAATCGTTTTCTTTCGGTCTGACAGAATTGGATTCTGTTGTTTGTAGATTAGCAAGGCGTCAGAAGATACATCTGCGATGGATGTCCTGAAAGGGAAGGACATACAGGGAATTCCCTGGGAACGGCTGACCATCACAAGGGACGGATATAGGAAGTCCAGACTGGAAGGGTATACGAACTTTGAGAACATACCTAATTCCGGACAATTATCGGAGAAGGTATGATAGTGCTAGACAATAAGATAGATTGGTAACAGTACTCTGCGTTCCTGTTCAGTTTCTGAGGTTTTCCGTGGTGATCTTGATGCAGGTATGTACACCTGTGGAGAAAGGTCAACTCTACTACGAGTTTGCGCACAACACAAGATCGGTGAGACCGACCATTTTTCATTTTCAGGTGAGAAAATGGTAGCTTCTGGTACCATATTTTCATTGGGTCTTGCTTTGTTCATGCTAAGCAAGGAAGGGTTTTCAGACATGCTATTTGAAATAGTATGTCGGTTATTGTGTTCTTTCCTCCATGCTTGCCAATATTTGGCTGTAGTCCTGCAGAATTTATCTGTTGCAGATTTTCTTTTTTGATGTTCAGTTTTTAGAATACATGCAGAGAGAACtttaatgtactaaaaataatcaACTGTTCCTATGAAAACTAGCCACTAACAAGGTCTACACATTCTCTTGAATATGCACTTCATGAAAGTGCAGAAAGGCAGTTGTAAAATTGCAATATGGCATCCCAAGTCCTAACACGGGAGCAAACATTTACAACACCTAACATGCCTTGTATCTCTTTAATATATGGTTGTACTGAGCAATCAGATGTTGTCACATAATTAATTGCCTGCTTGCTCGTATGTAATTATTAAGCTTGCTCTATCACTTTCATACAGTTGAGAAATTTAGTATGGGCAACAACAAGGCATGATGTTTATCTTATGTCACACATGTCTGTGCTTCATTGGTCACCACTGACCTCTGAGAAGCACGAAGTCATTGATCTTCAAGGACATGTTGCTCCATGCGAGGTACAAATTCCTCTTCCAAGTGTTTGATTGAACTTGCATATTTCTTACAGATCCTTATATATTTAATATTTTTTTGTTGCTTTTGACTTCAGAAGCACGAGGGGAATTTCTATGAGGGCTTTTATCGGACTCACGTTAGCACATTGGCAGTGAAGAATAACCTGCTGGTTGCTGGTGGGTTTCATGGAGAACTAATTTGCAAGGTAACTTATTTTCATTTTTAATGTTTTCTTCCATCTCTGACATCTACAACCACTTACAATGTAATTTATTGTCTGTGGAATGCAGTTTTTGGACCGTGAAGGAATAAGCTATTGTTCCAAGTCAACTCATGATGACAATGGCATTACTAATTGTCTGGAGATATTTGAGAAACCTAGGTAGGTTATATTTCTATGGACAAATTGTTCCATTGTTTCTGTGAAAATGAGCATTCATTGATCACAATCTAAAAATTATTTTTGCAGTGGTTCCGTGCATTTCCTAGCATCAAACAATGATTGTGGACTAAGAGACTTTGACATGGAGAAGTTTCAAATGTGCAATCATTTTCATTTTGATTGGGCTGTGAATGTAAGCCTCGAGCTTCATCCTTTGCACTTGTCTATATTTAGTGTTCTATTTGCTGCACTGTGTATTGTAGTTTCCTAATCAAACCTGGCACTGAAGTCAATACTCAATACTTGGTCAAAGAATGTTTATCTTCCATTAGGTGACGAGGAGGATATCAGCCTGACCTTGTTTTGCTCCTTTGTTTTCTTTGATGCAGCACACATCCTTGAGCCCTGATGGTAAAATCATTGCTATTGTGGGGGACAATCCTGATGGTGTTCTGGTTGATGCTAATTCGGGGAAAGTAAGTACAGCGCAAGGCCCAATCATCGGCTTTCAAACAACGGCATTGTAATTTACACAAGCTTTTGGTTGTTCTTTCCCGCAGATGATTCATGAGCTCAATGGTCATTTGGACTATTCGTTTGCATCGGCATGGAACCCAGACGGCCGAACATTCGCGACTGGGAACCAAGACAAGACATGCAGGATCTGGGACGCCCGTAACCTCTCCAAGTCTGTCGCTGTCCTGGGAGGCAACATGGGAGCCATAAGGTCGATCCACTATACATCTGACGGCAAGTTCCTGGCAATGGCCGAAGCTGCAGACTTCATCCACATCTTCGACGTCAGGAGCGGGTACGACAGGAAGCAGGAGCTGGACTTCTTTGGTGAGATTGCCGGCATATCGTTCAGTCCTGACACCGAGGCTCTCTTTGTCAGCGTACATGATCGCAACTATAGCAGCCTCCTCCAGTACAGTCGTCGACGGTTCTACGGGTACCTTGATTCAGCGTTGTGAATAGCTAGTGGCTGAGGTCTATAAGAGCAAGATCGCAAGTTGTAGAAAGGATGTACATATCTGTAGGTCTTGCCCTGCGCTCTGACTAAACCAAAGCTCAGCTACAAAGGTGTGGTTGCGCTGAACAAACTGACGGCCTGTTGTTATAAGTGATGTCATTACCCATACATCTCTCAGAACTCTTGCGTGCCTTCTCTTTTGTAAGCCAGCAATAGTCTAACAAACTATGCTGATCTTATCTTGCTCCCGATCAGTTTACGTTTAACGTTTACCGAAGAGCAAATACGATAGATAAGGTACAACAGGGTACTCGTGTTTCAAacaaaacaaacatgatatgaagtggaCGAAAAGGACATGTAAAAGTGTTTTGCCGGGGGATAGAGAAATcttgaggcctcctttggttcattggataggattatcataggaataagAAACTTAGAAAATGTgatatgtatctcaaatcctatgagtaggaataggaaaagagatgtcatttggttcatatcataggaattTTTCATTGAGTTTAGGatcatgtttatttttctttaaaatgtgaaggataggaaccaatcctatgtaggaacaTGAATATTCATTTCTAtcaaccaaagggctctaaagaaaAAAATTCCTATAAGCACCATAACCTAAAATttctccaaaccaaaggaggcctgggTGTTACCATGGTGCAAGAAAAAGCAATGAAGGGTGTGGTTCGTGAGCAAGGGCTTCAAGCTAAGCTACCTAATCTCATCAGTCATGCTGAATACGAATCAAGAAAATGAGTGAAGGATACTGCCAATGAAGCGAAAGCACATGTCATCGAAAGTGACTTCTGATTGATACTCACGCGCATGTCGTCATAGAAACGTAAAAGATACCGGATTCACCATTTAATTCAGAAAAATATCCTTGTTCTTTAACATCGATAGAGAAAAAAGTCGACTATCGAATTTGAACCGATGACCCTCACATTACGGATATGACTCTACCTTGGTTTGTATTTCTTGTCCGGGATCTTGCTTTTCATGATTCTCATCTCTACAACTCGTGCTCAGAGAGGCTCTCAGAATGGGAAAGTTAACCAAGCTTTCCAGCCTAGTATTAATGACTTGCTAGACTTAGAGGCTGATAGAGCCATGGAGATGATTCGTAATATTGCAGCCGTAAAGCCTATGAATGATTCCGACATTAATGCTCTAGGGGTTGAGGCACTAGAATGACTCTGTGAGGATTTAGTACCCTCGTTTGTGTTACAGGAAGAGGATGTGGATACGGTTTCAGAGGGGTATACGCCCCCCTCCAACTAGATTTGAGCACGCAAACTGACCTCTGTTATATGGACCGAGAGGCTGGACAGGATAAGCCAAAACCAATCTGGAAGAGGAAGATATATCCTGCATCTGCTGTGCGCAGAAGCGCGAGAATTCGGGCGACAAAGAAATTTCATGATGAAAGGAAAAATTTAGAATAGCAGACATCTGATAAACATGGCGAAAAGAAGGTTCCTTGCGGAAGCATCATTAGACATAAGTTGGAATTTATTGTCTTACTTGAGCCTCGTAGGGATAATTTTATATCACAATTTCTTGGTACCTTATCCGGTGGTGTTTACTTTGATTGGCAATGTCTACCTCCAAGAGAAAGACCTGGAGAGATTTTACTTGGGGTCAAGTGCGAGTCGCTAGAAGTACGTAACGTAGTGCTGGGGGACTTTGCCGTCAAATTCAGTGTGCACTTGAAGGTTGATGGGTTCCAATGGGCGCTAGTTGCACTATATGGAGCTTCTCAACCGGAGCTCAAGCcagacttcctagcagaccttgcGCGGGTTTGTGGGCATGAGAGATTACTAATCCTGGTTGGAGGTGATTTTAACATTATTAGGAGGAGATACGAAAAGTATAATGTTAACTTTGATGGCAGATGGTAATTCATGTTTAACACTATCATCAAAAGTCTAGACCTGAGAGAGATAAAAATCTCAGGCAAAAAGTTTACTTGGGCAAACACACTACCGAATCCAACTTATGAGAAGTTGGATTGAGTTCTCACCAGTATTGAATGGGAACAAAAGTTTCCTTTGGTGACAGTCCAAGCCTTACAGAGATGAATTTCCGATCACACCCCGCTGCTTGTTGACACTAGGGAAGCGACACATGCGGGAAATAGAAACGTATTTTTTGAAACTAGCATGGTTTGGGAGAGAGGGCTTCATTGACCTAATTGCCCAGGAATGGGCTAAGGCCACAGGAGGGAGGTCGAATATTGAGCGATGGCAAAATAAGATTAGGCACTTGAGGCAGTTCCTGAGGGACTGGGCTAAAAATGAAAGTGGAATTTATAAGGTGGAAAAGGATAGGCTTATACGCCTTATAAATGAACTTGATCTAAAGGCCGAATCCATTTTATTAGATGCGGATGAACGGGCATCTAAAAGGGAGGCTGAGCAGAGATTGCGAGAGCTTCTCATAGAAGAAGAGATGAAATGGGCACTTAGAGCTAAAGTGTGGCAGATCGTCCAAGGGGACAACAGTACCCAATTTTCCCATATGATTGCAAATGGAAAACACAGAAAGAAGAAAAATTTCCAGCTTGAGCAGGATGAGGGTACAACTGTAGGACACGAGAACCTAAAATTGTATATCTCTAATTATTATAAACAACTGTCTAGGGCTCCCGACGACAATTTTATGTATATGGACGAGCTCATGGTTGGGGATATTTCTCAGCTCGGGACAGACGAGAATGAGATTTTATGCGCACTATtcacggagaaagaggtgtttgaggccatataaTAGATGAAGAATAATAAGACGCCAGGCCTGGATGGCTTCTCAGCAAAATTTTATAAAAAGTGATGACATATCATTAAAGGTGATCTAGTGCCGATGTTCCATGACTTGTTCAGTGGCCATCTACAACTATTCCACCTAAACTTTGGGACGATAACGTTGTTGCCAAATAAGGAGGTAGTGCGTATTGAGCAGTTCCGACCAATTTGTCGGCTCAATCTGAGCTTTTTTTTACTAAAGTTGGGACAAACCGACTAACGTGGATTGCACATAGTGTAGTGCAACCAACTCAGGTGACTTCCATGTCGGGCAGAAAGATACTAGAGGGTGTGGTTGTCCTACATGAAACACTTCACGAGATTCACTCAAAGAAACTGGATGTGGtggtcttcaaagtggattttAAAAAAGTatatgataaagttaaatggcaATTCCTCCAGTAGGCCTTACGTATGAAGGGATTCGACTATTGTTGAAGGAAGCGGGTCGATTCATGTGTATGAAAAGGCAGTGTcgggattaaagtgaatgatgacataagTCACTAATTCAAGACGCATAAGGACTAAGACAGGGGGACCCGATGTCTCCGATCTTGTTTAACATAGTAGCGGATATGTTGGCAATTTTGATAGGAAGAGCTAAAGAGGAAGGCCAAGTAGGAGGACTAGTATCACATCTAGTAGATGGTGGGGCGTCCATACTACAATACACTGATGatatcattgttggggaacgttgcagaaaattaaattttttcctacggtttcaccaatatccatctatgagttcatctaagcaacgagtcaagggagtgagtttgcatctacataccacttgtagatcgcgtacggaagcgttcgagggagtggtgatgatggagtcgtactcgacgtgattcagatcaccgatgaccaagtgctgaacggacagcacctccgcgttcaacacacgtacggtacgggcgacgtctcctccgtcttgatccagcaaggaggaaggagaggttgaggaagacagctccaccggcagcacgacggcgtgatgatggtggagaggcagtactccgacagggcttcgccaagcacgtggagaaggagaggtgttggggaggggaggggctgcgccttggcttgggtgtgcagccctcccctcacccctctatttataggggaaggggcaaggggggccggcccctctagatgggatctagagggggggcggcggccagggagggggaacttgcccccaagcaaagggggcgccccctctagggttctccccccaaccctaggcgcatgggcccaagggggggggcgcccagccctccaggggctggctccctgccccacgcggcccacgtggcccaccaagaggggtggcccctcctggtggacccccggaacccctccggtggccccggtacaataccgatatgaccccgaaactttccggtgtccgtttgacaacttcccatatataaatctttacctccggacccttccggaactcctcgtgacgtccgggatctcatccgagactccgaacaactttcggtaatcacatacaagtcttcctaataaccctagcgtcaccgaaccttaagtgtgtagaccctacgggttcgggagacacgcagacatgaccgagacggctctctggtcaataaccaacagcgggatctggatacccatgttggctcccacatgctcctcgatgatgtcatcggatgaaccacgatgtcgaggattcaatcaaccccgtatgcaattccctttgtcggtcggtatgttacttgcccgagactcgatcgtcggtatcccaatacctcgttcagtctcgttaccggcaagtcactttactcgtaccgtaatgcatgatcccgtgaccaaacacttggtcactttgagctcattatgatgatgcactaccgagtgggcccagtgatacctctccgtcatacggagtgacaaatcccagtctcgatccgtgtcaacccaacagacactttcggagatacctgtagtgcacctttatagtcacccagttacgttgtgacgtttggtacacccaaagcactcttacggtatccgggagttacacgatctcatggtctaaggaagagatacttgacattgaaaagctctagcaaaacgaactacacgatcttgtgctatgcttaggattgggtcttgtccatcacatcattctcctaatgatgtgatcccgttgtcaatgacatctaatgtccatagtcaggaaaccatgactatctgttgaccaacgagctagtcaactagaggctcactagggacatgttatggtctatgtattcacacgtgtattacgatttccggataatacagttatagcatgaataaaagacaattatcatgaacaaggaaatataataataacccttttattattgcctctagggcatatttccaacagtctcccacttgcactagagtcaataatctagttacattgtgatgaatcgaacacccatagagttctggtgttgatcatgttttgctcgcgagagaggtttagtcaacggatc
This genomic window contains:
- the LOC123160232 gene encoding uncharacterized WD repeat-containing protein C2A9.03-like, translating into MSQYDGGLAGVYPEEEDDRLADLAGDSDYEDDEYVQSISKASEDTSAMDVLKGKDIQGIPWERLTITRDGYRKSRLEGYTNFENIPNSGQLSEKVCTPVEKGQLYYEFAHNTRSVRPTIFHFQLRNLVWATTRHDVYLMSHMSVLHWSPLTSEKHEVIDLQGHVAPCEKHEGNFYEGFYRTHVSTLAVKNNLLVAGGFHGELICKFLDREGISYCSKSTHDDNGITNCLEIFEKPSGSVHFLASNNDCGLRDFDMEKFQMCNHFHFDWAVNHTSLSPDGKIIAIVGDNPDGVLVDANSGKMIHELNGHLDYSFASAWNPDGRTFATGNQDKTCRIWDARNLSKSVAVLGGNMGAIRSIHYTSDGKFLAMAEAADFIHIFDVRSGYDRKQELDFFGEIAGISFSPDTEALFVSVHDRNYSSLLQYSRRRFYGYLDSAL